In Papaver somniferum cultivar HN1 chromosome 1, ASM357369v1, whole genome shotgun sequence, a genomic segment contains:
- the LOC113327966 gene encoding UPF0496 protein At1g20180-like gives MWAKYKSFKINKVAEGAIQEGKMNVNDEYQSALKTKSYADFFTKAQSFLNKGQHSSPTAYCCCTMSNGLLEPGQEAVATVLDATILSKNSNLKSLIHSYFEISAEASNICSHLLTSIQQIQFNYQFIQRVLDLVLAGGDVSSTTSTEEWHSFVMSELNSFNLLKNPFSNPNRYDFKLVLERYSSVLHHLKSRRKKIVRKIKLIKYFKKGTEVCITATCGVLAVATIALAAHTIFGLLMGPALLSLPLKSFLKKRKKIFMSYQFLQSGFLRRLGTQLDVAAKGAYILNRDFDTMSRLVGRLHDEIEHSKAIVKFCLERKDNRFPLQEVVKELKKSNLGFKKQVEELEEHVYLCLVTINKARSLVIEEMASTRKVY, from the exons ATGTGGGCGAAATACAAATCTTTCaagatcaacaaag TTGCGGAAGGTGCAATTCAAGAAGGAAAGATGAATGTAAATGATGAATACCAAAGTGCACTCAAAACAAAATCCTATGCAGATTTTTTCACCAAAGCTCAATCATTCCTAAACAAGGGACAACATTCTTCTCCCACAGCTTACTGTTGTTGTACCATGTCCAACGGCCTCTTAGAACCTGGTCAAGAGGCGGTAGCTACCGTCCTTGATGCAACCATCTTGTCGAAGAACTCAAATCTCAAAAGCCTGATTCATAGCTATTTTGAAATTAGTGCTGAAGCTTCAAATATTTGTAGCCATCTCTTAACAAGCATCCAACAAATTCAGTTTAATTACCAATTTATTCAGAGAGTACTCGACTTAGTACTAGCGGGAGGTGACGTCTCGAGTACTACTTCTACTGAAGAGTGGCATAGTTTTGTGATGTCTGAGCTGAATTCATTTAACCTTCTCAAGAACCCGTTTTCGAACCCAAATAGATACGATTTCAAGCTGGTTCTTGAGCGGTACTCGTCAGTGTTGCATCATTTGAAATCCAGAAGAAAGAAGATTGTTAGAAAGATTAAACTGATCAAATATTTCAAGAAGGGAACCGAAGTTTGCATAACAGCCACTTGTGGAGTCCTTGCAGTTGCAACAATTGCTCTAGCGGCACATACTATATTTGGGTTGCTTATGGGACCTGCACTTCTAAGTTTACCGTTAAAGAGCTTtttgaagaaaaggaagaaaatttTCATGAGTTATCAATTTTTGCAAAGTGGGTTTTTAAGGAGGTTGGGAACGCAACTTGATGTAGCAGCAAAAGGAGCTTATATTTTGAATCGGGACTTCGATACAATGAGTAGACTAGTAGGTCGTCTTCATGATGAGATTGAACATAGTAAGGCTATAGTAAAGTTCTGTTTAGAAAGGAAAGATAACAGATTTCCATTGCAAGAAGTGGTGAAGGAACTTAAGAAAAGTAATTTGGGATTCAAGAAACAagttgaagaacttgaagaacaTGTTTATCTATGCCTTGTTACCATTAATAAGGCTAGATCTTTGGTGATAGAAGAAATGGCTTCCACGAGGAAGGTATATTGA
- the LOC113283816 gene encoding uncharacterized protein LOC113283816: MMRIPIMKISMMRIRMIRILMMKILRTKIPMRKKIVNPNLKRLNHFKIGCVVLKNLREFLSGKEKFKLFYFRKGLFNKKLKIRGSFYGLVILSCEEGDSEFSHHVYNPITRDSIKLPVLNDPVILQRHIEDLNFYLVFDPATEKYKVVCIAWNYVIVPRQTVSCMTTQYFFKILTLGTGAGSESWKDIDIPKMGFYIGGGSRYKPVSVNGSLNLLCRSGRKVLCIDVSKESYHTIEYPEGASKTSKLLEIEGSLCILDYTNNSNLLDMDQYRNHLDTESMGKFTLWFLTEVENTKKWLKKYDIDMFHNPCVAGPFKSAPVFVAGILNPTLKIIFCVSTSEYENHRDAEDRYYSYDVELKRLESIYRPGPSNYRQWHFNRLIHI, from the coding sequence ATGATGAGAATTCCGATAATGAAAATTTCGATGATGAGAATTCGGATGATAagaattctgatgatgaaaattCTGAGGACGAAGattccgatgaggaagaagatcgTGAACCCGAACTTGAAGAGACTGAACCATTTCAAGATTGGATGCGTGGTGTTAAAAAATCTAAGGGAATTTCTTTCTGGTAAGGAAAAGTTCAAGTTATTCTATTTTAGAAAGGGTTTGTTTAATAAGAAACTAAAGATTCGAGGATCGTTCTATGGTTTAGTAATTTTGTCATGTGAAGAAGGAGACAGTGAGTTTAGTCatcatgtttataatccaattacTCGTGATTCGATTAAGCTTCCCGTTCTTAATGATCCAGTCATCCTTCAGAGACATATTGAAGATTtaaatttttatttagttttcgatCCGGCCACAGAGAAGTATAAAGTTGTCTGTATTGCTTGGAATTATGTAATAGTGCCTAGACAGACAGTGTCATGTATGACTACACAGTATTTCTTCAAGATTTTAACTCTTGGTACTGGAGCTGGAAGCGAGTCATGGAAAGATATTGATATTCCAAAGATGGGTTTCTATATAGGAGGAGGTTCTAGATATAAACCAGTGTCTGTGAATGGGTCTTTGAATTTGTTGTGTAGGTCTGGCAGGAAAGTGCTTTGTATTGATGTTAGTAAAGAATCATATCATACAATAGAATACCCAGAGGGAGCTTCAAAAACTTCTAAACTATTAGAGATTGAGGGGTCGCTGTGTATCCTTGATTACACGAATAATTCTAATCTACTTGACATGGATCAATATCGCAATCACCTTGATACTGAGTCTATGGGGAAGTTCACACTATGGTTTTTGACGGAGGTTGAGAATACGAAGAAATGGTTAAAGAAGTATGATATTGATATGTTCCACAACCCTTGTGTGGCAGGACCCTTTAAGTCTGCTCCTGTTTTCGTAGCAGGTATTTTGAATCCTACACTTAAGATCATCTTTTGTGTTTCTACCAGCGAATATGAGAACCACCGCGATGCTGAAGACCGGTACTACAGTTATGACGTTGAGTTGAAAAGGCTGGAATCTATCTACAGGCCAGGCCCATCAAATTATCGTCAATGGCATTTTAACCGTCTTATCCACATTTAA